One window of Methanothermobacter tenebrarum genomic DNA carries:
- the xth gene encoding exodeoxyribonuclease III, with the protein MSIIRIVSWNVNGLRAVYRKGFLDWFLDEKPDILCLQEIKADRRQLPGKLRHVEGYRVFFTPAQRKGYSGVALYTKIKPKGLREGFGIKKFDIEGRIQIADFEDFLLYNIYFPNGKMSEERLKYKLDFYDAFLEDVNHERGLGHNIIVCGDFNTAHKEIDLARPRENSNVSGFLPVERAWIDTFIENGYVDTFRVFNKEPGQYTWWSYRTRARERNVGWRLDYFFVNREFLGNVRKSWILSDVMGSDHCPIGLEIKI; encoded by the coding sequence ATGTCTATTATCAGGATAGTCTCGTGGAATGTTAATGGTCTGAGGGCGGTATACCGTAAGGGTTTCCTTGACTGGTTCCTAGATGAAAAACCGGACATATTATGTCTTCAGGAGATAAAAGCAGATCGTAGGCAACTTCCAGGAAAATTGAGGCATGTTGAAGGTTACAGGGTGTTCTTCACACCAGCCCAGAGAAAAGGTTACAGTGGAGTCGCCCTATACACCAAGATCAAACCAAAGGGTTTGAGGGAAGGTTTCGGGATAAAAAAATTCGACATTGAAGGGAGAATCCAAATAGCAGACTTTGAGGATTTCCTACTCTACAATATTTATTTCCCTAATGGTAAAATGTCAGAGGAAAGACTCAAATATAAACTAGACTTCTATGATGCGTTCTTAGAAGACGTGAACCATGAAAGAGGCCTTGGACATAACATAATAGTCTGTGGAGATTTTAACACCGCCCACAAGGAGATAGACCTTGCAAGGCCGAGGGAGAACAGTAATGTCTCAGGGTTCCTACCAGTTGAAAGGGCTTGGATCGACACTTTCATCGAAAACGGGTATGTTGACACGTTCAGAGTTTTTAACAAGGAACCTGGACAATACACTTGGTGGAGTTACAGGACGAGGGCGCGTGAAAGGAATGTGGGATGGAGATTGGATTACTTCTTCGTGAACAGAGAATTCTTAGGCAATGTTAGGAAATCTTGGATACTATCGGATGTCATGGGCTCAGACCACTGCCCCATAGGACTCGAAATCAAAATATAA
- a CDS encoding LemA family protein, translating into MIIVLIIFLLLVYFVYLYNSLVQFRNRVENAWSQIDVQLKRRADLVPNLVEAVKGYAKHEKSVLENVTKVRSALMDAESVREVEKADNMLTSALKSLFAVAEDYPDLKANENFLELQGQLEGLEDKIAYSRQFYNDTVLMYNNKCQMIPSNLIASIFNFKEAEFFQVEESTREVPEVKF; encoded by the coding sequence ATGATAATTGTTCTTATTATATTTTTGTTGTTAGTGTACTTTGTATATTTATATAATAGCCTTGTGCAGTTTAGAAATAGGGTTGAAAATGCTTGGTCGCAGATAGATGTCCAGCTTAAACGGAGAGCGGATTTAGTACCCAATCTTGTGGAGGCTGTTAAAGGTTATGCAAAGCATGAAAAAAGTGTACTAGAAAATGTTACCAAGGTTAGGAGTGCTCTGATGGATGCTGAGAGTGTTAGGGAGGTTGAAAAGGCCGATAACATGTTGACCAGTGCCTTGAAGAGTTTGTTCGCTGTCGCAGAGGATTATCCTGATCTTAAGGCCAATGAAAACTTCCTGGAATTACAAGGACAACTAGAAGGACTAGAGGATAAGATAGCCTATTCACGCCAATTCTATAATGATACGGTACTAATGTACAATAATAAATGTCAGATGATCCCAAGCAATTTAATCGCTTCTATTTTTAATTTTAAGGAGGCTGAATTCTTCCAAGTAGAAGAAAGTACCCGAGAAGTGCCAGAAGTCAAATTTTAG
- a CDS encoding M24 family metallopeptidase, whose translation MRVPYSELEDRMKRFRARMDEKDPQWEMAVIFTKINQYYFTGTMQDGMLLIPSDDDPIFWVRRSYQRALEESNFKDIRHMNSFRDASQSLDKIPDTIYLETKSIPLALYERFRKYFPIKDCKSADPIIGMVRAIKSRYELGLMRKSGEKHQHILEDIVPELLYEGMSEARLGAELFKIMIDEGYHGVTRFGMFDTEMLLGHIGFGETSIYPSYFNGASGNRGLSPAAPLLGSRKRKLKKGDLVYVDIGFGMEGYHTDKTMIYIFDQQIPREVREAHRRCVEIQDEIADMLKPGISPAEIYRTIIGGLDKDFKKNFMGFEGHQVKFLGHGIGLVIDEVPVIAEKFNEPLEENMTLAIEPKRGIRGVGMVGIENTFIVTPGGGECITGDNPGLIPLF comes from the coding sequence TTGAGGGTACCATATAGTGAACTTGAAGATCGTATGAAACGTTTCAGGGCTAGGATGGATGAGAAAGACCCCCAATGGGAGATGGCAGTAATCTTCACCAAGATAAACCAATATTATTTTACCGGGACCATGCAGGATGGCATGCTCCTCATACCATCGGATGACGACCCAATCTTCTGGGTGCGGCGCAGCTACCAACGGGCACTAGAAGAATCCAACTTCAAAGACATAAGACACATGAACAGTTTCCGTGATGCTAGCCAAAGCCTCGATAAAATCCCGGATACAATATACCTTGAAACAAAATCGATACCGTTAGCATTATATGAAAGATTCAGAAAGTACTTCCCCATCAAAGACTGCAAGAGCGCGGATCCTATTATAGGGATGGTAAGAGCCATAAAGAGCAGATACGAGCTTGGGCTAATGAGGAAATCCGGGGAAAAACATCAACACATACTCGAAGACATCGTACCTGAATTGTTATATGAGGGTATGAGCGAAGCCAGACTCGGAGCAGAACTTTTCAAGATAATGATAGACGAAGGATACCATGGTGTCACACGCTTTGGAATGTTCGACACCGAAATGCTACTTGGACACATAGGATTTGGTGAAACTTCAATCTACCCATCATACTTTAACGGGGCCAGTGGAAACCGTGGATTGTCACCGGCAGCACCATTACTTGGAAGCCGCAAGCGCAAACTAAAAAAGGGAGACTTAGTTTACGTGGACATAGGCTTTGGCATGGAAGGTTATCATACAGATAAGACCATGATATACATCTTTGACCAGCAAATCCCAAGGGAAGTGAGAGAAGCCCATAGGCGATGTGTTGAGATCCAAGATGAGATCGCAGATATGCTAAAACCTGGTATAAGCCCTGCGGAAATCTACAGGACTATAATAGGGGGGCTTGACAAAGATTTTAAAAAGAATTTCATGGGCTTTGAGGGTCATCAGGTTAAGTTCCTGGGTCATGGTATAGGCCTAGTCATAGATGAGGTGCCAGTGATTGCTGAAAAATTTAATGAGCCCCTTGAGGAGAACATGACATTGGCCATCGAACCCAAAAGGGGTATCAGGGGTGTGGGGATGGTTGGAATCGAGAACACCTTCATAGTAACCCCTGGTGGGGGTGAGTGTATTACCGGGGATAATCCAGGTCTCATCCCACTCTTCTGA
- a CDS encoding type II CAAX endopeptidase family protein, with amino-acid sequence MKIANKSEKDLYLFFIIAFAWSWLLWLPEVLWGIRLYLAPFGPTIAAFILTYINEGLDGVGRLFKRGIDFSFEKIWLIPIFLLMPTIIGLSLLLAILSGETAPSIHVLYQPWIIIPAFFYILFLGGPVAEEFGWRGYALDRLQKRYNALISSIILGIIWGLWHLPLFSMKGQEIYQNVPILGFILGTILLSILITWIYNNTGRSILAVILFHTMGNLSHFIFPTMATKLGGLYSIILNMIVVIIIIIIWGPRRMMRKKGYHLQSRHN; translated from the coding sequence TTGAAAATTGCAAATAAATCTGAAAAGGACTTGTACCTATTCTTTATAATAGCATTTGCTTGGTCCTGGCTACTCTGGCTACCAGAAGTTCTATGGGGTATAAGATTGTATCTCGCCCCATTTGGCCCGACAATAGCCGCTTTCATCCTCACATACATAAATGAAGGGTTAGATGGGGTGGGGAGACTATTTAAAAGGGGCATAGATTTCAGCTTCGAGAAGATCTGGCTCATACCAATATTCTTACTAATGCCAACCATTATAGGATTATCACTCCTACTAGCCATCTTGAGCGGCGAAACAGCACCTTCAATCCATGTTTTGTATCAACCATGGATTATAATCCCAGCATTCTTCTACATCCTATTCCTTGGCGGGCCAGTTGCTGAAGAATTCGGTTGGAGAGGATACGCCCTTGACAGACTACAAAAACGGTACAATGCCCTAATCTCCAGTATAATACTTGGGATCATATGGGGACTATGGCACCTCCCATTGTTCTCTATGAAAGGACAAGAAATATACCAGAACGTGCCAATCCTGGGTTTTATACTCGGCACAATACTACTATCAATACTAATCACATGGATATACAATAACACTGGAAGAAGCATACTAGCAGTCATATTATTCCATACAATGGGCAACCTTTCACACTTCATCTTCCCAACAATGGCCACAAAACTAGGCGGCTTATACTCTATCATCCTAAACATGATCGTGGTGATAATCATCATAATAATATGGGGGCCTAGGAGGATGATGCGCAAAAAAGGATACCACCTCCAAAGTAGGCATAATTAG
- a CDS encoding cupin domain-containing protein, producing MIVKNPRDCSYSRVLDGTLLCELLHPKREGLKMNFSLAHAILEPGESSLPHRLKKSVEVYYIIKGRAMMHVDDEKKSVGAGDAILIPAGCVQHIENIGDSILSFLCIVSPPWRREDEELTPKRPKKEEI from the coding sequence TTGATTGTTAAAAATCCAAGGGATTGTTCTTATAGTAGGGTGTTAGATGGTACGCTCCTCTGTGAACTCCTACATCCTAAACGTGAAGGTTTAAAGATGAATTTTAGCTTGGCTCACGCCATCCTCGAACCTGGAGAATCTTCCCTACCACACCGTCTAAAAAAATCTGTAGAAGTCTACTACATCATAAAGGGTCGTGCCATGATGCACGTTGATGATGAGAAGAAGAGTGTGGGGGCGGGTGATGCTATTTTGATCCCAGCGGGGTGTGTGCAGCATATTGAGAATATTGGTGACTCCATACTCTCCTTTTTATGTATAGTCTCACCCCCCTGGCGGAGAGAAGATGAAGAACTGACACCGAAACGCCCAAAAAAAGAGGAAATATAA
- a CDS encoding glycosyltransferase family 4 protein produces MIERRRGEMRIGIVTEYFPKSQKLDIRGGAEACAFNEAWTLKRRHNITILTSRETGTPREYTIDDLHVIGCGPPRPYVQKGSFFERLKFMTDAYHIGSKLDLDVIIGYNFITHPVAWKIGRKIGIPAVARYHDVWIGQWIKNIGWGGILGEILERYNLSRNFDQIIAVSEYTREKLKKYFPAEKISVVHNIIDPKVPEHEKNERPTITCVSRLVKYKRVEDLIKAVKILIDDFPGLKCNIVGTGPLEGYLKKLTGDLGLDKHVKFHGFIKKHEDVLRMIASSHVFCLPSVVEGFGIVIVESMSCGTPFVATRIPPILEASKGKGGLFFKPKNHEDLADKVKMLLEDNELYERLKVEGLREFKEYRSENIGKKLEKILKSLQTGT; encoded by the coding sequence ATGATAGAAAGGAGAAGAGGAGAAATGAGGATAGGCATAGTGACAGAATACTTCCCCAAAAGTCAAAAATTAGACATCAGAGGGGGTGCTGAAGCCTGCGCATTCAACGAAGCCTGGACACTGAAAAGAAGACATAATATAACAATTTTAACATCAAGAGAAACCGGCACGCCAAGGGAATATACCATAGATGATCTCCATGTTATAGGATGCGGCCCCCCACGCCCATATGTACAGAAAGGCTCATTCTTTGAACGTTTAAAGTTCATGACAGACGCCTACCATATAGGCTCAAAACTCGACCTCGATGTTATAATAGGCTACAACTTCATAACACACCCCGTAGCATGGAAGATAGGGAGAAAAATTGGCATACCAGCGGTTGCACGCTACCACGACGTCTGGATAGGTCAATGGATAAAAAATATAGGCTGGGGTGGCATACTCGGCGAGATACTTGAAAGATACAACCTTTCAAGAAACTTTGACCAAATAATCGCAGTATCAGAATATACCAGAGAAAAACTCAAAAAATATTTCCCAGCCGAAAAAATAAGCGTAGTCCACAACATCATAGACCCTAAAGTCCCAGAACATGAAAAAAATGAAAGACCAACCATCACATGCGTTTCAAGACTCGTCAAATACAAGAGAGTAGAAGATCTCATAAAAGCCGTTAAAATCCTCATAGATGACTTTCCAGGCCTCAAGTGCAACATAGTGGGTACAGGCCCCCTTGAAGGATATCTCAAGAAACTCACAGGCGACCTAGGCCTCGATAAACATGTTAAATTTCATGGATTCATCAAGAAACATGAGGACGTGCTCAGGATGATAGCATCATCACACGTTTTTTGCCTGCCAAGTGTGGTCGAGGGCTTCGGGATCGTCATAGTAGAATCCATGAGCTGTGGAACGCCATTCGTCGCCACAAGGATACCCCCAATACTTGAGGCAAGTAAAGGTAAAGGCGGATTATTCTTTAAACCAAAAAATCATGAAGACCTTGCAGATAAGGTAAAAATGCTCCTAGAAGATAACGAACTCTATGAAAGATTAAAAGTGGAAGGCCTCAGAGAATTCAAAGAATACAGAAGCGAAAATATCGGGAAAAAATTAGAAAAGATACTAAAAAGCCTCCAAACTGGAACGTGA
- a CDS encoding transposase — MLAYKAENAGKRVLKVNPRGTSKGLTYKDPYRDYISANRILDSGLGQPPSPRETPYSASPAVVAGQVSSLKQEAPPIKEG, encoded by the coding sequence ATGCTCGCTTACAAAGCTGAAAATGCTGGTAAACGAGTATTGAAGGTGAACCCAAGAGGCACAAGCAAAGGATTAACATACAAAGATCCATATCGGGATTATATATCTGCTAATAGGATACTCGACTCGGGGCTGGGACAGCCCCCAAGCCCACGAGAAACTCCCTACTCAGCATCCCCTGCCGTGGTAGCTGGGCAAGTCTCATCATTGAAACAGGAAGCACCTCCCATCAAGGAGGGGTAG
- a CDS encoding FkbM family methyltransferase, producing the protein MLFRSGILNEFVGNLKSGEKVEIKDRWDYYRILYAHLLDDVKIWGGLIKFKFKGADLRFYSSTDKRGLLDALKVLSETFGMETYKELNVKGKIILDIGSYIGDSPIYFILKGARQVYALEPYPSSYILLLKNIKVNGLDEKIIAFNEGLSEKLGKIKIEEDYRALATSRLKDFHKGKTVKLTNLTKIVEKFNLKGASLKMDCEGCEYNILETPENILGTFQEIIIEYHYGYTNLKEKLEKAGFRVKNTKPTLYKMGARKLLMGYLHAKDIKR; encoded by the coding sequence ATGTTATTCAGATCCGGTATACTAAATGAGTTCGTGGGAAACCTTAAAAGTGGGGAAAAGGTAGAAATAAAGGATCGCTGGGATTATTACCGTATCTTATATGCCCATCTATTAGATGATGTGAAGATATGGGGTGGGTTGATAAAATTCAAATTCAAAGGCGCTGATCTCAGATTTTATTCAAGCACTGATAAGAGGGGTCTATTAGATGCTCTCAAGGTATTAAGTGAAACCTTTGGCATGGAAACATACAAGGAATTAAATGTTAAAGGGAAAATCATACTCGATATAGGCTCATATATCGGAGATTCACCAATCTATTTTATTTTGAAGGGGGCGAGGCAAGTATACGCCCTCGAACCATATCCCAGCTCCTATATCCTACTCTTGAAAAATATCAAGGTTAATGGTTTGGATGAGAAGATAATAGCATTTAATGAAGGTCTCAGTGAAAAACTAGGGAAGATAAAAATAGAAGAAGATTATAGGGCCTTGGCCACTTCACGATTAAAAGACTTCCACAAGGGAAAAACCGTGAAATTAACAAACCTAACAAAGATAGTGGAAAAATTCAATCTAAAAGGTGCCTCTTTGAAAATGGACTGTGAAGGTTGCGAATACAATATACTTGAAACACCAGAAAATATCCTAGGAACGTTCCAAGAGATAATAATAGAATACCACTATGGTTATACGAACCTCAAAGAAAAACTGGAAAAGGCTGGTTTCCGGGTCAAAAACACGAAACCAACCCTCTACAAGATGGGAGCTCGCAAACTCCTAATGGGCTATTTACATGCAAAGGATATAAAAAGATGA
- a CDS encoding CARDB domain-containing protein, translating into MSARLEEILLKTSTLIIILIIAALIGVVGAVYLLQGEETTPSMVVNITEKKPSNLTSTRGGAELVAVQEGPKTAHPGTNVTITCKIKNIGSEAAENITITSQIVERHIDRIGPGEEVEFTVKAYIPTPEEVEEAFGPNATLSNPFFIGGYTVIYHDMKGKHEISSNPLRINLI; encoded by the coding sequence ATGAGCGCCAGATTGGAGGAAATCTTATTGAAAACCAGCACATTAATAATAATATTAATAATAGCGGCTCTTATAGGGGTCGTAGGGGCAGTATACCTATTACAGGGTGAAGAGACCACACCTAGCATGGTGGTTAACATTACTGAGAAGAAACCTTCTAATTTAACATCCACCAGGGGAGGCGCGGAACTTGTGGCGGTACAAGAAGGTCCTAAAACCGCGCACCCAGGGACAAACGTGACAATAACCTGCAAGATAAAAAATATAGGATCAGAGGCGGCTGAGAACATCACGATAACCTCTCAGATAGTTGAAAGGCACATAGACCGGATAGGCCCCGGCGAGGAAGTGGAATTCACGGTCAAGGCTTACATTCCAACCCCCGAGGAGGTTGAAGAAGCCTTCGGCCCAAATGCAACACTATCAAACCCATTCTTCATTGGAGGATACACTGTAATATACCATGACATGAAAGGCAAGCATGAAATCAGTTCAAATCCACTCAGAATAAACCTAATCTAA
- a CDS encoding RNA-guided endonuclease InsQ/TnpB family protein gives MTDSEGRQIENPKLYEKTLKKIKILQKNLSRKKKGSKNYEKARIKLARAHEKLKNQRDDLQTLKILHQMIFICVENLNIKNMVRNRRLSKKIQDASWGKFLRHARLQS, from the coding sequence TTGACTGATAGTGAAGGAAGACAAATAGAAAATCCAAAACTCTATGAAAAAACCCTTAAGAAAATAAAGATCCTGCAAAAGAATCTTTCAAGGAAAAAGAAAGGTTCAAAAAACTATGAGAAAGCAAGAATAAAACTTGCAAGGGCCCATGAAAAACTTAAAAATCAAAGAGACGACCTTCAAACTCTCAAAATTCTACATCAAATGATATTTATCTGTGTTGAAAACCTGAACATAAAGAACATGGTCAGGAACCGCCGACTTAGCAAGAAGATCCAAGACGCCTCATGGGGAAAATTCCTCCGACATGCTCGCTTACAAAGCTGA
- a CDS encoding VIT1/CCC1 transporter family protein: protein MTSAVITTLGLMVGLNSGTHSRFVVIGGILTIAVADALSDALGIHVSEEAEDRHTTREIWESTIATFMSKFIFALTFIIPLLFFTLPTAILVNIIWGLLLLGIFSFQIAKEQRRNPWKIIAEHVIIALAVVIIAHYVGVWIEKTFC, encoded by the coding sequence TTGACCTCTGCAGTAATCACAACCCTTGGTTTGATGGTTGGCTTGAATTCCGGGACGCATTCAAGGTTTGTGGTTATAGGGGGTATATTAACGATAGCAGTTGCTGACGCTCTCTCGGATGCGCTTGGTATTCATGTTTCCGAGGAGGCAGAGGATAGACACACTACAAGGGAGATATGGGAGTCGACAATCGCCACTTTCATGTCCAAGTTTATTTTCGCGTTAACCTTTATCATCCCACTTTTATTCTTTACATTGCCAACCGCTATTTTAGTGAATATTATCTGGGGTTTGCTATTGTTAGGGATTTTTAGTTTTCAGATCGCCAAGGAGCAGAGAAGAAACCCTTGGAAGATAATAGCAGAACATGTGATTATAGCCCTGGCAGTTGTAATTATAGCACATTATGTGGGTGTTTGGATCGAAAAAACATTCTGTTAA
- a CDS encoding DUF2207 domain-containing protein, with translation MKIRNLIIITAALCAIIVAFTFIQERSYSIQAIDTELFLKEDGTIHVKETIHYSFNGTWNGITREIPLRGSQAIQNLNVSADGAYVGSCEVEKENNIQNIKVYLYSDPRLTKPITDQRVNVTFEYNAINVLRFYNDITELHYKIIGEGWKVPIGQVNTRIHLPRKDGVKYWLNPPYYVKDSKWRGNTLEVTADTIPAGQFFEVEMVIPKEYFAANPANGTIINQDALAIIEGKQEKYQEELAFKNILYSLTGILLLIASFTPLLIYLKYGREPKIDYRADYEHEIPYDDPPAVVNAIYTSKVFKGVGEPDMNGFKATIMDLINRNYLKVETRTKGKTKRVFLKINKEKGLEDFEMYVMRFLRRFKKGDLIELDEIPKKLSKKRHARYFKDVYDKWKNSIKTKFLNKEKIGRIFINKGAKYMKVFGFIGVALAIIVAFLTIQDPLARLPFFASILLAITSIIAILLPEDIPGHWTREGREHIEKWKNFKKYLKDFSLIKEYPPESVEIWNKYLVYATALGIADNVIKAMKFQLPQQELEENDMYVFHDYGGYALLSSALATGMSTATEIEFDETVGDTGDIGDIGGGDMGGGGDAF, from the coding sequence ATGAAAATAAGGAACCTGATAATAATAACGGCTGCTTTATGCGCAATTATAGTGGCCTTTACATTCATACAAGAGAGGAGTTATTCCATACAAGCAATAGACACAGAACTTTTCCTAAAAGAAGATGGGACAATACATGTTAAAGAAACAATACATTACTCATTCAATGGGACTTGGAATGGAATAACCCGTGAAATACCACTTCGAGGCAGTCAAGCCATCCAAAACTTGAATGTATCCGCTGATGGTGCATACGTAGGATCCTGTGAGGTGGAAAAGGAAAATAACATCCAAAACATCAAAGTCTATTTATATTCAGATCCAAGGTTAACAAAGCCGATCACAGATCAAAGAGTGAATGTTACTTTTGAATATAATGCGATAAACGTACTAAGATTTTACAATGACATAACAGAACTCCATTACAAGATAATCGGTGAAGGATGGAAAGTCCCCATAGGCCAGGTCAACACTAGGATACACCTTCCAAGAAAAGATGGAGTAAAGTATTGGTTAAATCCACCATATTATGTGAAAGATTCTAAATGGCGAGGAAATACACTAGAGGTCACTGCCGACACCATACCGGCTGGTCAGTTCTTTGAAGTTGAAATGGTCATACCGAAAGAATATTTCGCGGCTAATCCAGCCAATGGGACAATCATAAACCAGGATGCATTAGCTATAATAGAGGGCAAACAAGAGAAATACCAGGAAGAACTAGCATTCAAAAACATTTTGTATTCCCTTACCGGGATCTTATTACTCATAGCTAGCTTCACTCCTTTACTGATATACCTAAAGTATGGTAGAGAACCGAAAATAGACTACAGGGCAGATTATGAACATGAGATACCATACGATGACCCGCCAGCGGTAGTAAACGCCATATACACTTCTAAGGTGTTTAAAGGCGTGGGCGAACCTGACATGAATGGATTCAAAGCCACAATAATGGATTTAATAAATAGAAACTATCTTAAAGTAGAAACCAGGACAAAAGGGAAAACTAAAAGAGTATTTTTAAAAATCAACAAGGAAAAGGGTCTAGAAGACTTTGAAATGTATGTGATGAGGTTTCTAAGAAGATTCAAAAAAGGTGACCTAATAGAATTAGATGAAATCCCAAAGAAACTATCAAAAAAACGTCACGCCCGATACTTTAAAGATGTCTATGACAAGTGGAAGAATAGCATCAAAACTAAATTTTTAAACAAAGAAAAAATAGGGAGGATATTCATAAACAAAGGTGCAAAATATATGAAAGTCTTTGGTTTCATAGGGGTGGCATTAGCCATTATAGTAGCCTTTTTAACAATACAGGATCCACTTGCAAGATTACCATTTTTCGCGTCAATATTACTAGCGATAACTTCAATAATAGCAATATTGCTACCAGAGGATATACCAGGACATTGGACACGCGAGGGCAGAGAACACATTGAAAAATGGAAAAATTTCAAAAAATACCTTAAAGATTTCAGTTTGATAAAAGAGTACCCCCCAGAGTCCGTTGAAATCTGGAACAAGTATCTAGTCTATGCAACAGCCCTGGGGATAGCGGATAATGTTATAAAAGCCATGAAATTCCAATTACCACAACAAGAACTAGAAGAAAATGACATGTACGTATTCCACGATTATGGGGGATATGCACTGTTGAGCAGTGCTTTAGCCACAGGTATGAGCACAGCGACTGAAATCGAATTTGATGAGACTGTAGGAGATACTGGAGATATTGGAGATATTGGAGGCGGTGACATGGGCGGGGGCGGTGACGCCTTCTGA